A single genomic interval of Hydractinia symbiolongicarpus strain clone_291-10 chromosome 8, HSymV2.1, whole genome shotgun sequence harbors:
- the LOC130654162 gene encoding uncharacterized protein LOC130654162, with translation MVKCLECSCAYLPQEGLKYLKYGRAIFFKTSYKCICVRPIAQLTDWMDRRQTNMNEERRPLIASGGLHTTSITLEEYGRAIRINDSAFAATNHFIRQSRPFFPKRKLREYFYFKRMRWLIALLFLANFLCFDSLYMALAMDTMNLLLLFIFLQHQFVNCCTMTYVRSQPVIDSQQAWNTFYKFSVRELHGAFLHIYESGLGYVALSEQEVQVQVFNKVADMYMKHAQCYSIWFLLLIILMASYSGFWSYAHWGEWKSCQQFKHFR, from the coding sequence ATGGTAAAATGTCTCGAATGTAGCTGCGCGTATTTACCTCAAGAAGGGCTAAAGTACCTAAAGTACGGTAGAGCAATTTTTTTCAAGACTTCGTATAAGTGTATTTGTGTGAGACCAATAGCACAGCTCACTGACTGGATGGATAGAAGACAGACGAATATGAATGAGGAAAGGCGTCCACTAATAGCTTCAGGTGGTTTACATACCACAAGTATAACCTTAGAAGAGTATGGAAGGGCTATTCGTATCAACGATAGTGCTTTTGCAGCCACGAATCACTTTATTCGTCAAAGTAGACcattttttccaaaaagaaaattgcgCGAATACTTTTACTTTAAGCGGATGAGATGGCTTATTGCTTTACTTTTTCTTGCTAATTTCCTCTGTTTTGACAGTCTTTACATGGCATTGGCAATGGATACCATGAATCTGCTCTTATTGTTCATATTCTTACAGCATCAATTTGTTAACTGTTGCACCATGACCTATGTTCGAAGCCAACCTGTCATCGACAGCCAACAAGCATGGAATACGTTTTACAAGTTTTCAGTTCGTGAGCTACATGGTGCTTTTTTACACATCTATGAAAGTGGCTTAGGATACGTAGCCCTCAGTGAACAAGAGGTACAAGTCCAGGTTTTTAACAAAGTGGCTGATATGTACATGAAACATGCACAATGCTACTCAATATGGTTTCTTTTGCTTATCATATTAATGGCAAGCTACAGTGGCTTCTGGTCATATGCACATTGGGGTGAATGGAAATCATGTCAGCAATTTAAACACTTTAGATAA
- the LOC130654164 gene encoding NADH dehydrogenase [ubiquinone] 1 alpha subcomplex subunit 2-like: MASKASRLANISQHVKELRLHLCQKSASSTGTRNFIEKYYVEMKRNNPTLPILIRECSGVHPRLIARYEHGVEKSVPLADQTAEQVLSSLDTLVKNS; encoded by the exons ATGGCGTCGAAAGCTTCACGGCTGGCAAACATCTCCCAGCATGTCAAAGAATTGAGACTGCATCTTTGTCAGAAGTCTGCTTCCAGTACTGGAACTAG GAACTTCATTGAAAAgtattatgttgaaatgaagCGAAATAATCCAACATTACCAATTCTTATACGGGAATGTAGTGGAGTTCATCCAAGGCTGATAGCAAGATATG AGCATGGTGTCGAGAAGAGCGTGCCATTAGCTGACCAAACTGCAGAACAAGTACTATCAAGTTTAGATACGCTAGTAAAAAACAGTTAA